The Silene latifolia isolate original U9 population chromosome Y, ASM4854445v1, whole genome shotgun sequence sequence atcgaacctCTTTCTCCCAGCCCGAATCCCTCACCGATGCCGCCTCTCGCATCCGTAAAAACTACTCCTACTTCCGTGTCAACTACCTTACCCTAATCACCCTAACCCTCGCCGCCTCCCTCGCCGCCCACCCTTTCTCCCTTCTGACCCTCGCTGCCGTCGTCGCCGCTTGGTGTTTCCTTTACCTCTTCAGACAATCCGATCAACCTCTTGTCCTATTCAACCGTGAATTTTCCGACACCGAGACGCTTCTGTTGCTTGGTGTGTTTTCTGTGTTTGCGGTTTTCTTGACCAGTGTTGGATCGGTTCTCCTTTCCGCGCTTGTCATTGGCGTTGGTATTGTTTGTGTTCATGGTGCGTTCCGTGTTCCTGAAGATTTGTTTCTTGATGATCAAGATTCTGGTATTGGTGCTGGTGCTTCTGTTGGCTTTCTTTCGTTCCTTGGTGCCGCTACAAAGTCCGCTCCTGGTGCCGGTGGTTCTTCATCCGTTGTCTGAATCGCAGATTAGTTTCGATTTCTCGTGAGTTTGGTACAAGGGAATAATTAATATCTAAGAAATTATCTTTTCTTTACTTTTCGTCAATGGTATGTGATTTGATCTCTTATAGACTGATAGGGGAGAAtgttattttgtgaattttgttTTGTAATCATTTGTTCATTCACagattttatatatatgatacaaCATATATTTTGTTTAAACCGTTTAAATAACGATCGCTTTTTATTCCTGTTCGATTATTTTTTTTGGATGCAGTTTGTTGGATCTGAGATCTGTTTATTTCCACGATTATAGCTTTGTTTAGGCGATTTTGATTGAAAACCAGATCAAGAAGAATCCATTCCCTTTCTGAACATTTTATGTTAAAAGAGAGCATGTGTACAAATTAAACGTTTTCAGACTCAAGAATGAGTCAAGATCATCACCTAGTATCTGATATTATTGATATTAGCATGTGTCTTGTTGATTGCTAGAAATCTAAAATTCAGTCATTGCCTTTTATTTTCAATTTGATCTGGTAtgtgatttgttaatgattgggttgatgacctaggccgcgaccttctgcttgggaggtgAAAATGCgtcaaggttaataaggtgagattaagagtaaaatcgggtcgcGACCTAGTTAGCGCGacctttgcttggggatggtcttagatAGGGAAGAATGTATCCTTTCCTATGAGCTTTCTACGGTAAGCATTTCTCATTAAGGTAGCGTTTGGGAACCAAACTTTGATTTGGAATCACTTATTTCAATTTAGGAATGTGAAATTAGGAATCATAAATCCAAATTTTTTGTTTGGGAAACAAAGAATTTGAAATTATGGATTTTGAAATCCAAATTTTCTGTTTGGGAAACACAGAATTTGGAAATCCAAATTTGTACTCGGCTTTATTTTTAAAGGCTTCAAATTAAATTCTaaagctttctacaaaaaaaaaaaaaaaaaaaaaaaatccaaggcttaggcaaaaagtTTCCATTTtcaacataaaaataaa is a genomic window containing:
- the LOC141633547 gene encoding PRA1 family protein B4-like: MTSTAPPIIPTTIPTTLPTSNLTQPQPQTTTPTPSSIRTFLTRLHDSASNALSHRRPWAELLDRTSFSQPESLTDAASRIRKNYSYFRVNYLTLITLTLAASLAAHPFSLLTLAAVVAAWCFLYLFRQSDQPLVLFNREFSDTETLLLLGVFSVFAVFLTSVGSVLLSALVIGVGIVCVHGAFRVPEDLFLDDQDSGIGAGASVGFLSFLGAATKSAPGAGGSSSVV